From a region of the Panthera uncia isolate 11264 chromosome B1, Puncia_PCG_1.0, whole genome shotgun sequence genome:
- the NPY1R gene encoding neuropeptide Y receptor type 1, whose product MNSTLMSQVENHSILCNFSENSQFLAFESDDCHLPLAMIFTLALAYGAVIILGVSGNLALIIIILKQKEMRNVTNILIVNLSFSDLLVAIMCLPFTFVYTLMDHWVFGEAMCKLNPFVQCVSITVSIFSLVLIAVERHQLIINPRGWRPNNRHAYVGIAVIWVLAVVSSLPFLIYQVLTDEPFQNVTLDAFKDKYVCFDKFPSDSHRLSYTTLLLMLQYFGPLCFIFICYFKIYIRLKRRNNMMDKMRDNKYRSSETKRINIMLLSIVVAFAVCWLPLTIFNTVFDWNHQIIATCNHNLLFLLCHLTAMISTCVNPIFYGFLNKNFQRDLQFFFNFCDFRSRDDDYETIAMSTMHTDVSKTSLKQASPVAFKKINNDDNEKI is encoded by the exons ATGAATTCAACATTAATGTCCCAGGTTGAAAATCATTCAATCCTATGTAATTTTTCAGAGAATTCCCAGTTTTTGGCTTTTGAAAGTGATGATTGCCATCTGCCCTTGGCCATGATATTTACATTAGCTCTTGCTTATGGAGCTGTAATAATTCTTGGAGTCTCTGGAAACCTGGCGTTGATCATAATCATCTTGAAACAAAAGGAGATGAGAAATGTTACCAATATCCTGATAGTGAACCTTTCCTTCTCAGACTTGCTTGTTGCCATCATGTGTCTCCCCTTCACATTTGTCTACACATTAATGGACCACTGGGTTTTTGGTGAGGCAATGTGCAAATTGAATCCTTTTGTGCAATGTGTTTCGATCACTGTGTCCATTTTCTCTCTGGTTCTCATCGCCGTGGAGCGACATCAGCTGATAATCAACCCACGAGGGTGGAGACCAAATAACAGACATGCTTACGTAGGTATTGCCGTCATTTGGGTCCTTGCTGTGGTTTCTTCTCTACCTTTTCTCATCTATCAAGTACTGACCGATGAACCGTTCCAGAACGTGACACTTGACGCGTTCAAGGACAAGTACGTGTGCTTTGATAAATTTCCATCGGACTCTCATAGGTTGTCTTACACAACTCTCCTCTTGATGCTGCAGTATTTTGGCCCactctgttttatatttatttgctacTTCAAG ataTATATACGcttaaaaaggagaaacaatatGATGGACAAGATGAGAGACAATAAGTACAGGTCCAGTGAAACCAAAAGAATCAACATCATGCTGTTGTCCATTGTGGTAGCATTTGCGGTCTGCTGGCTGCCTCTTACCATCTTTAACACTGTGTTTGATTGGAATCATCAGATCATTGCTACGTGCAACCATAATCTACTATTCTTGCTCTGCCATCTTACAGCAATGATATCCACTTGTGTCAACCCCATATTTTATGGATTTCTGAACAAAAATTTCCAGAGAGACTTACAgttcttctttaacttttgtgATTTCCGGTCTCGGGATGATGACTATGAGACAATAGCTATGTCTACCATGCACACAGATGTTTCTAAGACTTCTTTGAAACAAGCAAGCCCAGTCGCATTTAAGAAAATCAACAATGATGATAATGAAAAAATCTGA